In one Tessaracoccus palaemonis genomic region, the following are encoded:
- a CDS encoding SAF domain-containing protein — MHRPQRPPTPAPARPDGVQLRAQRSPRLIALGVLLVVLGGIAAASLYAANTHHRSVVAMAADVTRGQVIGRESLTVVEVPETLATQALDGERIDEMVGQHALTDLPAGAFPLPGHVGDDPLPDGQGLVGLKLMPGRLPASEVVPGTELLVVSLAEADTTAVEATAASSPVFLDDGVTVALDIRVADADAATVARLAATDLVAVVVTGVA; from the coding sequence ATGCACAGACCCCAGCGGCCACCCACACCCGCGCCGGCGAGGCCGGACGGGGTCCAGTTGCGAGCCCAGCGCAGCCCGCGGCTGATCGCGCTGGGGGTCCTGCTCGTCGTCCTCGGCGGCATCGCCGCCGCCAGCCTGTACGCGGCCAACACGCACCACCGCAGCGTGGTCGCGATGGCAGCTGACGTCACACGTGGCCAGGTCATCGGGCGCGAGTCGCTGACGGTGGTCGAGGTCCCCGAGACCCTGGCGACCCAGGCGCTCGACGGTGAACGGATCGACGAGATGGTCGGCCAGCACGCCCTCACGGACCTCCCGGCGGGCGCGTTCCCGCTGCCCGGGCACGTCGGCGACGACCCGCTGCCCGACGGTCAGGGACTGGTGGGACTCAAACTCATGCCGGGCCGGCTGCCCGCCTCGGAGGTGGTCCCCGGCACGGAGCTGCTGGTCGTGTCGCTCGCCGAGGCGGACACCACGGCCGTCGAGGCCACGGCCGCCTCGTCGCCCGTGTTCCTCGACGACGGCGTGACCGTCGCCCTCGACATCCGCGTGGCCGACGCGGATGCCGCGACGGTGGCCCGGCTCGCGGCCACCGACCTGGTGGCCGTCGTCGTGACAGGGGTGGCGTGA
- a CDS encoding BCCT family transporter encodes MSPHSGNATPGRNRARAKEFLREVNYPHSMHPALVPGVSIEDQRVRYGVDRRLFVVVGTLIVAFIVWGIAAPTVVLDTSSAALGWVMTNLGWVFNSLAAVLMVFLIVLACTRYGRIPLGLDGDKAEYSTASWTAMLFAAGIGIGIIFFGTYEPLSHYLSPLPGAYKAASDEALRGALVTSAFHWGINAWAIYAVVGLSVAYASYRRGRVPLMSSVLAPLFGDRGTTTSLPSRIIDGLAIIATLFGTAASLGIGAMQIAHGTEIVTGIGTTGNTLAMMIIVLLTIGTIISAVSGIAKGIRMLSNINMILAVGLAIFVFVAGPTALLANLIPGVITDYIGSLPSMLSANMADGAATEEFLSSWTTFYWAWWVSWAPFVGVFVAKISRGRTIRQFVLGVLFIPSTIIVVAFVVLGGTAIWVQRTSGTLAPDGTAASLPAPESSIFSVLAELPGGAIVAPVVVVMLAVFFITSADSASLVNSQFSQRGNPEPNRLITAFWAVCMAGIAVVILMFGGANALQGLQNLVVVAALPFAVVLVVMCVAMVRELRTDPLAIRDEYARIAVTEAVRHGVDEYGDDFALAVEQTDVESSYSVAAHFDSTTQELTEWYQRTDEDGNPVGYDYATGEYLDEGPGDGPAEGDGKDNA; translated from the coding sequence ATGTCCCCCCACTCTGGCAACGCCACGCCCGGACGCAACCGAGCCCGGGCCAAGGAGTTCCTGAGGGAGGTGAACTACCCCCACTCGATGCACCCGGCGCTCGTTCCGGGTGTCTCGATCGAGGACCAGCGCGTCCGCTACGGCGTCGACAGACGGCTCTTCGTCGTCGTCGGCACCCTGATCGTCGCCTTCATCGTGTGGGGCATCGCGGCCCCGACGGTCGTGCTGGACACGTCCAGCGCGGCGCTGGGCTGGGTCATGACGAACCTCGGCTGGGTGTTCAACTCGCTCGCCGCGGTGCTGATGGTGTTCCTGATCGTGCTCGCCTGCACGAGATACGGCCGCATCCCGCTCGGGCTCGACGGTGACAAGGCCGAATACTCGACAGCCTCGTGGACGGCGATGCTGTTCGCCGCGGGCATCGGCATCGGCATCATCTTCTTCGGCACGTACGAGCCGCTGTCGCACTACCTGTCGCCGCTGCCCGGCGCCTACAAGGCGGCCTCCGACGAGGCGCTGCGCGGCGCGCTCGTGACGTCCGCGTTCCACTGGGGCATCAACGCCTGGGCGATCTACGCCGTCGTCGGCCTCTCCGTGGCGTACGCGTCGTACCGCCGCGGCCGGGTGCCGCTCATGAGTTCCGTGCTGGCGCCGCTGTTCGGTGATCGGGGCACGACCACCAGCCTGCCGTCGCGCATCATCGACGGGTTGGCGATCATCGCCACGCTGTTCGGCACCGCCGCGTCGCTCGGCATCGGCGCTATGCAGATCGCGCACGGCACCGAGATCGTGACCGGGATCGGCACCACGGGCAACACCCTTGCGATGATGATCATCGTCCTGCTCACGATCGGCACGATCATCTCGGCCGTGTCGGGCATCGCCAAGGGCATCCGGATGCTGTCCAACATCAACATGATCCTCGCCGTCGGGCTGGCCATCTTCGTGTTCGTCGCCGGCCCCACCGCACTGCTCGCCAACCTCATCCCCGGCGTCATCACCGACTACATCGGCTCCCTGCCGTCGATGCTCAGCGCCAACATGGCTGACGGCGCGGCCACCGAGGAGTTCCTGTCGAGCTGGACGACGTTCTACTGGGCGTGGTGGGTCAGCTGGGCGCCCTTCGTCGGCGTCTTCGTCGCCAAGATCTCCCGCGGCCGCACCATCCGCCAGTTCGTGCTCGGCGTGCTGTTCATCCCCTCGACCATCATCGTGGTGGCCTTCGTGGTGCTCGGCGGCACCGCGATCTGGGTGCAGCGCACGTCGGGCACGCTCGCCCCTGACGGCACGGCGGCCAGCCTGCCTGCGCCCGAGTCGTCGATCTTCTCCGTCCTGGCCGAGCTGCCCGGCGGGGCCATCGTCGCCCCGGTCGTCGTGGTGATGCTCGCCGTGTTCTTCATCACGTCGGCCGACTCGGCTTCGCTGGTCAACTCGCAGTTCTCGCAGCGCGGGAACCCCGAGCCGAACCGGCTGATCACCGCCTTCTGGGCCGTGTGCATGGCCGGCATCGCGGTGGTCATCCTGATGTTCGGGGGGGCGAACGCGCTGCAGGGGCTGCAGAACCTCGTCGTGGTCGCGGCGTTGCCGTTCGCGGTGGTGCTGGTCGTGATGTGCGTGGCGATGGTCAGGGAGCTCCGCACCGACCCGCTGGCGATCCGCGACGAGTACGCCCGCATCGCCGTCACCGAGGCCGTCCGGCACGGCGTCGACGAGTACGGCGACGACTTCGCGTTGGCGGTCGAGCAGACCGACGTCGAGTCGTCCTACTCGGTGGCCGCGCACTTCGACTCCACCACCCAGGAACTCACGGAGTGGTACCAGCGCACGGACGAGGACGGCAACCCCGTCGGTTACGACTACGCGACCGGTGAGTATCTCGACGAGGGTCCCGGCGACGGGCCAGCGGAGGGTGATGGGAAGGATAATGCCTAG